The proteins below are encoded in one region of Zerene cesonia ecotype Mississippi chromosome 10, Zerene_cesonia_1.1, whole genome shotgun sequence:
- the LOC119829441 gene encoding band 4.1-like protein 4 isoform X3 codes for MMECLCPAPRTLACRVVLLDERELFHEIQDNSAGQALLDVVFRHLDLLETAYFGLRYVDQDNQTHWLDAGKRLRRQLHSSDTHTFYFSVKFYATDPCKLLEEITRYQLFLQLKQDVLRGRLPVNFDLAAELAAYVLQSELGDYDPRRHGPGYVSEFRFLTHQTPELEGRAADIHRTLTGISPAQAELSYLDKVKWLDMYGVDLHPVLGEDSVEYFLGLAPSGLLLLRGKHTVATYYWPRVSKLYYKGRYFMIRVADKNNDTSTYGFESPTRAACRHLWRCCSDHHTFFRLQQSSPASADIFTLGSRLRNSSSRGSRPRPPPHFTRTPSRRYVRPHASYTSLHDVPKLEDLRIKDCPEVKQPTSVHRPNSISGEVNCQPINAAGGSPRSTRSAPARRGLYSASPTANRPPPAPRHRSASVDSQSSNDSRSNRKHRHRSRRQQSDAESELSRGSGRSGRRHRRHRSRHKHDSASERDESQPDTKEYELVDSESQWKEVLRQTSSGGGVQVASVRRSQMEPEIGTHRSSHRPRRHRKHRSRSGSPEKKWLPSELKQHLEFSLVDTTGMTEEQLKEIPYTVVQTSHARHTKLRTTSKHRQNDPGSLSRREKGSHKSDHDNHNQGSLRSVSSTLSAHRTSNEKHGRRIYPCYDDPANRAGDDFLTNNGYKSSVTPVNNNPYSPVTNSNSNSSSGELIGSARVSHEHTDSGLGADQDYAYSSERSSDSAKCGAGGSLAPASEQLNSVDAETGSARMDSTFQTVNGVKTNAAEMSTEL; via the exons ATGATGGAATGTTTGTGTCCTGCGCCACGAACTCTGGCATGTCGTGTGGTTCTTCTTGATGAAAGAgaattatttcatgaaatacaG GATAATAGCGCAGGGCAAGCGTTACTGGATGTTGTATTCAGACATTTAGATCTTCTAGAGACAGCCTACTTTGGACTACGATACGTTGATCAAGACAATCAAACA cACTGGCTGGACGCCGGGAAGCGTCTGAGAAGGCAACTTCACAGCTCCGACACACACACGTTCTACTTCAGCGTCAAGTTCTACGCGACGGACCCTTGCAAACTATTAGAGGAGATAACGAG GTACCAATTGTTTCTACAGCTCAAGCAAGATGTCTTACGTGGTCGGTTGCCTGTCAATTTCGACTTGGCAGCGGAGCTCGCTGCGTACGTCCTACAAT CCGAGCTCGGAGATTACGATCCCAGAAGGCACGGGCCAGGGTACGTGTCAGAATTTCGATTCTTGACTCATCAAACACCTGAGCTTGAGGGTCGGGCTGCCGACATACATAGGACATTGAC AGGGATTTCGCCTGCGCAAGCTGAACTAAGCTATTTAGACAAAGTAAAATGGCTCGATATGTACGGTGTTGATCTCCATCCCGTcttg GGCGAAGACAGCGTGGAGTACTTTTTGGGACTAGCGCCAAGTGGCCTGTTGCTTCTACGAGGAAAACACACAGTTGCTACATATTATTGGCCGCGCGTTTCAAAACTGTATTACAAAGGACGATACTTCATGATCCGCGTCGCAGACAAAAAT AATGACACGTCAACGTATGGCTTCGAGTCTCCTACGAGGGCAGCATGTCGGCACTTATGGCGATGCTGTTCTGACCATCATACATTCTTCCGCCTTCAGCAATCTTCACCAGCATCTGCTGACATCTTCACACTCGGCTCAAGGTTAAGGAACAG CAGCAGCCGAGGCAGCCGGCCGCGGCCGCCACCACATTTCACTCGAACGCCCTCAAGGCGCTACGTCCGCCCTCACGCCTCTTATACTTCTTTACACGATG TGCCAAAGCTAGaagatttaagaataaaagaCTGCCCTGAAGTAAAACAACCTACCTCTGTACATCGACCAAACTC AATCAGCGGTGAAGTGAATTGCCAGCCCATAAACGCAGCGGGTGGATCGCCGCGTTCTACCCGCTCGGCGCCCGCCCGTCGCGGCCTATACTCGGCGTCACCAACCGCCAACAGACCTCCTCCAGCGCCTCGACATAGATCCGCTTCTGTGGACTCGCAGAGCTCTAATGACTCAAGATCGAATCGCAA ACACAGGCACCGCTCCCGAAGGCAGCAGTCAGACGCAGAGAGCGAGTTGTCTCGCGGCTCTGGTCGTTCGGGGCGGAGGCACCGGCGGCATCGCTCCAGACACAAGCACGACTCCGCCTCGGAAAGGGATGAGTCGCAGCCTGATACCAA AGAGTACGAGTTAGTGGACTCCGAGTCGCAATGGAAGGAGGTATTAAGACAGACGTCGTCGGGCGGTGGTGTTCAA GTTGCGAGTGTTCGCCGGTCGCAAATGGAACCGGAGATAGGAACTCATCGCTCATCTCACAGACCGCGGCGACATAGAAAGCatag atCACGATCCGGTTCACCCGAGAAAAAATGGCTGCCAAGCGAACTGAAGCAACATTTAGAGTTTTCGCTCGTGGACACGACGGGAATGACTGAAGAACAACTGAAGGAAATACCGTACACCGTTGTCCAGACCAGCCACGCCAGACATACCAAGCTCCGTACTACTTCAAAACATAGACA GAACGACCCCGGATCGCTTTCGAGGCGGGAGAAGGGTTCGCACAAAAGTGATCACGACAATCACAATCAAGGCTCACTCAGATCGGTCTCGAGCACTCTCAGCGCGCACAGGACCTCTAACGAGAAACATGGAAG GCGCATCTACCCGTGCTACGACGACCCAGCAAATCGAGCAGGAGACGATTTTCTGACAAACAACGGCTACAAAAGTTCTGTAACGCCCGTGAACAACAACCCCTACAGTCCGGTCACGAATAGCAATAGTAACAGCAGCAGCGGAGAACTTATTGGCAGCGCAAGAGTTTCACATGAGCATACGGACTCTGGATTGGGCGCAGATCAGGATTATGCTTATTCGTCGGAAAG ATCGAGCGACAGCGCGAAATGCGGCGCGGGCGGCTCGCTAGCCCCA gcTTCAGAGCAACTGAATTCAGTGGACGCTGAGACCGGCTCGGCCCGAATGGATTCCACGTTTCAAACAGTCAACGGTGTCAAAACTAACGCAGCTGAAATGAGCACAGagttataa
- the LOC119829441 gene encoding band 4.1-like protein 4 isoform X1 yields MMECLCPAPRTLACRVVLLDERELFHEIQDNSAGQALLDVVFRHLDLLETAYFGLRYVDQDNQTHWLDAGKRLRRQLHSSDTHTFYFSVKFYATDPCKLLEEITRYQLFLQLKQDVLRGRLPVNFDLAAELAAYVLQSELGDYDPRRHGPGYVSEFRFLTHQTPELEGRAADIHRTLTGISPAQAELSYLDKVKWLDMYGVDLHPVLGEDSVEYFLGLAPSGLLLLRGKHTVATYYWPRVSKLYYKGRYFMIRVADKNNDTSTYGFESPTRAACRHLWRCCSDHHTFFRLQQSSPASADIFTLGSRLRNSSSRGSRPRPPPHFTRTPSRRYVRPHASYTSLHDVPKLEDLRIKDCPEVKQPTSVHRPNSISGEVNCQPINAAGGSPRSTRSAPARRGLYSASPTANRPPPAPRHRSASVDSQSSNDSRSNRKHRHRSRRQQSDAESELSRGSGRSGRRHRRHRSRHKHDSASERDESQPDTKEYELVDSESQWKEVLRQTSSGGGVQVASVRRSQMEPEIGTHRSSHRPRRHRKHRSRSGSPEKKWLPSELKQHLEFSLVDTTGMTEEQLKEIPYTVVQTSHARHTKLRTTSKHRQNDPGSLSRREKGSHKSDHDNHNQGSLRSVSSTLSAHRTSNEKHGRRIYPCYDDPANRAGDDFLTNNGYKSSVTPVNNNPYSPVTNSNSNSSSGELIGSARVSHEHTDSGLGADQDYAYSSERSSDSAKCGAGGSLAPRHASNNNIIGESGSLARRYARPSRERDLNANQPRTHTHTHTRARHDNTLDIILKPLIESTQLQSN; encoded by the exons ATGATGGAATGTTTGTGTCCTGCGCCACGAACTCTGGCATGTCGTGTGGTTCTTCTTGATGAAAGAgaattatttcatgaaatacaG GATAATAGCGCAGGGCAAGCGTTACTGGATGTTGTATTCAGACATTTAGATCTTCTAGAGACAGCCTACTTTGGACTACGATACGTTGATCAAGACAATCAAACA cACTGGCTGGACGCCGGGAAGCGTCTGAGAAGGCAACTTCACAGCTCCGACACACACACGTTCTACTTCAGCGTCAAGTTCTACGCGACGGACCCTTGCAAACTATTAGAGGAGATAACGAG GTACCAATTGTTTCTACAGCTCAAGCAAGATGTCTTACGTGGTCGGTTGCCTGTCAATTTCGACTTGGCAGCGGAGCTCGCTGCGTACGTCCTACAAT CCGAGCTCGGAGATTACGATCCCAGAAGGCACGGGCCAGGGTACGTGTCAGAATTTCGATTCTTGACTCATCAAACACCTGAGCTTGAGGGTCGGGCTGCCGACATACATAGGACATTGAC AGGGATTTCGCCTGCGCAAGCTGAACTAAGCTATTTAGACAAAGTAAAATGGCTCGATATGTACGGTGTTGATCTCCATCCCGTcttg GGCGAAGACAGCGTGGAGTACTTTTTGGGACTAGCGCCAAGTGGCCTGTTGCTTCTACGAGGAAAACACACAGTTGCTACATATTATTGGCCGCGCGTTTCAAAACTGTATTACAAAGGACGATACTTCATGATCCGCGTCGCAGACAAAAAT AATGACACGTCAACGTATGGCTTCGAGTCTCCTACGAGGGCAGCATGTCGGCACTTATGGCGATGCTGTTCTGACCATCATACATTCTTCCGCCTTCAGCAATCTTCACCAGCATCTGCTGACATCTTCACACTCGGCTCAAGGTTAAGGAACAG CAGCAGCCGAGGCAGCCGGCCGCGGCCGCCACCACATTTCACTCGAACGCCCTCAAGGCGCTACGTCCGCCCTCACGCCTCTTATACTTCTTTACACGATG TGCCAAAGCTAGaagatttaagaataaaagaCTGCCCTGAAGTAAAACAACCTACCTCTGTACATCGACCAAACTC AATCAGCGGTGAAGTGAATTGCCAGCCCATAAACGCAGCGGGTGGATCGCCGCGTTCTACCCGCTCGGCGCCCGCCCGTCGCGGCCTATACTCGGCGTCACCAACCGCCAACAGACCTCCTCCAGCGCCTCGACATAGATCCGCTTCTGTGGACTCGCAGAGCTCTAATGACTCAAGATCGAATCGCAA ACACAGGCACCGCTCCCGAAGGCAGCAGTCAGACGCAGAGAGCGAGTTGTCTCGCGGCTCTGGTCGTTCGGGGCGGAGGCACCGGCGGCATCGCTCCAGACACAAGCACGACTCCGCCTCGGAAAGGGATGAGTCGCAGCCTGATACCAA AGAGTACGAGTTAGTGGACTCCGAGTCGCAATGGAAGGAGGTATTAAGACAGACGTCGTCGGGCGGTGGTGTTCAA GTTGCGAGTGTTCGCCGGTCGCAAATGGAACCGGAGATAGGAACTCATCGCTCATCTCACAGACCGCGGCGACATAGAAAGCatag atCACGATCCGGTTCACCCGAGAAAAAATGGCTGCCAAGCGAACTGAAGCAACATTTAGAGTTTTCGCTCGTGGACACGACGGGAATGACTGAAGAACAACTGAAGGAAATACCGTACACCGTTGTCCAGACCAGCCACGCCAGACATACCAAGCTCCGTACTACTTCAAAACATAGACA GAACGACCCCGGATCGCTTTCGAGGCGGGAGAAGGGTTCGCACAAAAGTGATCACGACAATCACAATCAAGGCTCACTCAGATCGGTCTCGAGCACTCTCAGCGCGCACAGGACCTCTAACGAGAAACATGGAAG GCGCATCTACCCGTGCTACGACGACCCAGCAAATCGAGCAGGAGACGATTTTCTGACAAACAACGGCTACAAAAGTTCTGTAACGCCCGTGAACAACAACCCCTACAGTCCGGTCACGAATAGCAATAGTAACAGCAGCAGCGGAGAACTTATTGGCAGCGCAAGAGTTTCACATGAGCATACGGACTCTGGATTGGGCGCAGATCAGGATTATGCTTATTCGTCGGAAAG ATCGAGCGACAGCGCGAAATGCGGCGCGGGCGGCTCGCTAGCCCCA AGGCACGCTAGCAACAACAACATTATCGGCGAGAGCGGGTCTCTGGCGCGGCGGTACGCGCGGCCGTCCCGCGAGCGCGACCTCAACGCGAACCAGCcgcgcacgcacacgcacacgcacacgcgcgCGCGACACGACAACACCCTCGACATTATCCTTAAACCCCTCATAGAGAGCACGCA gcTTCAGAGCAACTGA
- the LOC119829441 gene encoding band 4.1-like protein 4 isoform X2 has product MMECLCPAPRTLACRVVLLDERELFHEIQDNSAGQALLDVVFRHLDLLETAYFGLRYVDQDNQTHWLDAGKRLRRQLHSSDTHTFYFSVKFYATDPCKLLEEITRYQLFLQLKQDVLRGRLPVNFDLAAELAAYVLQSELGDYDPRRHGPGYVSEFRFLTHQTPELEGRAADIHRTLTGISPAQAELSYLDKVKWLDMYGVDLHPVLGEDSVEYFLGLAPSGLLLLRGKHTVATYYWPRVSKLYYKGRYFMIRVADKNNDTSTYGFESPTRAACRHLWRCCSDHHTFFRLQQSSPASADIFTLGSRLRNSSRGSRPRPPPHFTRTPSRRYVRPHASYTSLHDVPKLEDLRIKDCPEVKQPTSVHRPNSISGEVNCQPINAAGGSPRSTRSAPARRGLYSASPTANRPPPAPRHRSASVDSQSSNDSRSNRKHRHRSRRQQSDAESELSRGSGRSGRRHRRHRSRHKHDSASERDESQPDTKEYELVDSESQWKEVLRQTSSGGGVQVASVRRSQMEPEIGTHRSSHRPRRHRKHRSRSGSPEKKWLPSELKQHLEFSLVDTTGMTEEQLKEIPYTVVQTSHARHTKLRTTSKHRQNDPGSLSRREKGSHKSDHDNHNQGSLRSVSSTLSAHRTSNEKHGRRIYPCYDDPANRAGDDFLTNNGYKSSVTPVNNNPYSPVTNSNSNSSSGELIGSARVSHEHTDSGLGADQDYAYSSERSSDSAKCGAGGSLAPRHASNNNIIGESGSLARRYARPSRERDLNANQPRTHTHTHTRARHDNTLDIILKPLIESTQLQSN; this is encoded by the exons ATGATGGAATGTTTGTGTCCTGCGCCACGAACTCTGGCATGTCGTGTGGTTCTTCTTGATGAAAGAgaattatttcatgaaatacaG GATAATAGCGCAGGGCAAGCGTTACTGGATGTTGTATTCAGACATTTAGATCTTCTAGAGACAGCCTACTTTGGACTACGATACGTTGATCAAGACAATCAAACA cACTGGCTGGACGCCGGGAAGCGTCTGAGAAGGCAACTTCACAGCTCCGACACACACACGTTCTACTTCAGCGTCAAGTTCTACGCGACGGACCCTTGCAAACTATTAGAGGAGATAACGAG GTACCAATTGTTTCTACAGCTCAAGCAAGATGTCTTACGTGGTCGGTTGCCTGTCAATTTCGACTTGGCAGCGGAGCTCGCTGCGTACGTCCTACAAT CCGAGCTCGGAGATTACGATCCCAGAAGGCACGGGCCAGGGTACGTGTCAGAATTTCGATTCTTGACTCATCAAACACCTGAGCTTGAGGGTCGGGCTGCCGACATACATAGGACATTGAC AGGGATTTCGCCTGCGCAAGCTGAACTAAGCTATTTAGACAAAGTAAAATGGCTCGATATGTACGGTGTTGATCTCCATCCCGTcttg GGCGAAGACAGCGTGGAGTACTTTTTGGGACTAGCGCCAAGTGGCCTGTTGCTTCTACGAGGAAAACACACAGTTGCTACATATTATTGGCCGCGCGTTTCAAAACTGTATTACAAAGGACGATACTTCATGATCCGCGTCGCAGACAAAAAT AATGACACGTCAACGTATGGCTTCGAGTCTCCTACGAGGGCAGCATGTCGGCACTTATGGCGATGCTGTTCTGACCATCATACATTCTTCCGCCTTCAGCAATCTTCACCAGCATCTGCTGACATCTTCACACTCGGCTCAAGGTTAAGGAACAG CAGCCGAGGCAGCCGGCCGCGGCCGCCACCACATTTCACTCGAACGCCCTCAAGGCGCTACGTCCGCCCTCACGCCTCTTATACTTCTTTACACGATG TGCCAAAGCTAGaagatttaagaataaaagaCTGCCCTGAAGTAAAACAACCTACCTCTGTACATCGACCAAACTC AATCAGCGGTGAAGTGAATTGCCAGCCCATAAACGCAGCGGGTGGATCGCCGCGTTCTACCCGCTCGGCGCCCGCCCGTCGCGGCCTATACTCGGCGTCACCAACCGCCAACAGACCTCCTCCAGCGCCTCGACATAGATCCGCTTCTGTGGACTCGCAGAGCTCTAATGACTCAAGATCGAATCGCAA ACACAGGCACCGCTCCCGAAGGCAGCAGTCAGACGCAGAGAGCGAGTTGTCTCGCGGCTCTGGTCGTTCGGGGCGGAGGCACCGGCGGCATCGCTCCAGACACAAGCACGACTCCGCCTCGGAAAGGGATGAGTCGCAGCCTGATACCAA AGAGTACGAGTTAGTGGACTCCGAGTCGCAATGGAAGGAGGTATTAAGACAGACGTCGTCGGGCGGTGGTGTTCAA GTTGCGAGTGTTCGCCGGTCGCAAATGGAACCGGAGATAGGAACTCATCGCTCATCTCACAGACCGCGGCGACATAGAAAGCatag atCACGATCCGGTTCACCCGAGAAAAAATGGCTGCCAAGCGAACTGAAGCAACATTTAGAGTTTTCGCTCGTGGACACGACGGGAATGACTGAAGAACAACTGAAGGAAATACCGTACACCGTTGTCCAGACCAGCCACGCCAGACATACCAAGCTCCGTACTACTTCAAAACATAGACA GAACGACCCCGGATCGCTTTCGAGGCGGGAGAAGGGTTCGCACAAAAGTGATCACGACAATCACAATCAAGGCTCACTCAGATCGGTCTCGAGCACTCTCAGCGCGCACAGGACCTCTAACGAGAAACATGGAAG GCGCATCTACCCGTGCTACGACGACCCAGCAAATCGAGCAGGAGACGATTTTCTGACAAACAACGGCTACAAAAGTTCTGTAACGCCCGTGAACAACAACCCCTACAGTCCGGTCACGAATAGCAATAGTAACAGCAGCAGCGGAGAACTTATTGGCAGCGCAAGAGTTTCACATGAGCATACGGACTCTGGATTGGGCGCAGATCAGGATTATGCTTATTCGTCGGAAAG ATCGAGCGACAGCGCGAAATGCGGCGCGGGCGGCTCGCTAGCCCCA AGGCACGCTAGCAACAACAACATTATCGGCGAGAGCGGGTCTCTGGCGCGGCGGTACGCGCGGCCGTCCCGCGAGCGCGACCTCAACGCGAACCAGCcgcgcacgcacacgcacacgcacacgcgcgCGCGACACGACAACACCCTCGACATTATCCTTAAACCCCTCATAGAGAGCACGCA gcTTCAGAGCAACTGA